Proteins encoded within one genomic window of Triticum aestivum cultivar Chinese Spring chromosome 2D, IWGSC CS RefSeq v2.1, whole genome shotgun sequence:
- the LOC123048900 gene encoding sinapine esterase codes for MAWRCGDSASMRGDGLAQEEVAVWRHGDVNGRVARQGVGSTASASPAPANRSRCYKRMFSFGDSLIDTGNFIVHYANASGPVLALPYGETFFGRPNGRWSDGRLVVDFIVERLGFPYWPAYLQAAAGKSPAEEFRYGANFAVAAATALSQEFFIKKNLSVDQFPPIPPYFLDVQIGLFNIVLAALASTNQERKEVMASSLFLVGEIGANDYNHPFFQNKTVEWVRPIVPQVIRSIALSIEALIELGAKTMYVPGIFPLGCTPQFLFLFPGDDRDPATGCLRWLNDLVLLHNRMLKATLEELRRDHPGVSITYVNTYDDVLTLITKPAENGFSVETVLKACYPVLNAGPAAVPCPDPSTYVSFDGLHMTEAAYKIMARGVLDGPFAAPPIMSTCNHNC; via the exons atggcatggcgctgtggagactcggcgtcgatgcgcggagatgggctcgcgcaggaggaggttgctgtctggcgtcatggtgacgtcaatGGCCGAGTGGCCAggcaag GCGTCGGCTCGACAGCGTCGGCGTCGCCTGCGCCGGCGAACCGGAGCAGGTGCTACAAGCGTATGTTCAGCTTCGGCGACTCTCTGATCGACACCGGCAATTTCATCGTCCACTACGCCAATGCGTCGGGCCCCGTCCTGGCGTTGCCCTACGGGGAGACCTTCTTCGGCCGCCCCAACGGCCGCTGGTCCGACGGCCGCCTTGTTGTCGACTTCATCG TGGAGAGGCTGGGGTTCCCGTACTGGCCGGCGTACCTGCAAGCGGCGGCAGGGAAGTCGCCGGCGGAGGAGTTTCGGTACGGCGCCAATTTCGCGGTGGCGGCCGCCACGGCGTTGAGCCAGGAGTTCTTCATTAAAAAAAACCTCAGCGTTGACCAGTTCCCACCGATCCCCCCCTACTTCCTCGACGTCCAGATCGGCTTGTTCAACATAGTGCTCGCCGCGCTCGCCTCCACAAACCAAG AGCGGAAGGAGGTGATGGCGAGCTCGCTGTTCCTGGTGGGAGAGATCGGCGCCAACGACTACAACCACCCCTTCTTCCAAAACAAAACAGTCGAATGGGTCAGGCCCATCGTGCCCCAGGTCATCAGGTCCATCGCTCTCTCCATCGAGGCCTTGATCGAGCTGGGCGCCAAGACCATGTACGTGCCGGGCATCTTCCCGCTGGGGTGCACCCCGcagttcctcttcctcttccccggcgacgaccgcGACCCTGCCACGGGCTGCCTCCGGTGGCTCAACGACCTTGTCCTCCTCCACAACCGCATGCTGAAAGCCACGCtcgaggagctccgccgcgaccacCCCGGCGTGTCCATCACCTACGTCAACACCTACGACGACGTGCTCACCCTCATCACCAAGCCGGCGGAGAACGGGTTCAGCGTGGAGACGGTGCTGAAGGCGTGCTACCCCGTCTTGAAcgccgggccggcggcggtgccgtgCCCGGACCCGTCGACGTACGTGTCGTTCGACGGCCTGCACATGACAGAGGCGGCGTACAAGATCATGGCCCGAGGGGTGCTCGATGGCCCGTTCGCCGCGCCGCCCATCATGTCCACATGCAACCACAACTGTTAG